The Kocuria sp. TGY1127_2 genome includes a window with the following:
- a CDS encoding VOC family protein: MKAAKTMDIVRKNVVFDASDIEAETSFWTNVLGGQVSDEDSNDPRWRDIVVDGEIQVSVQHAPDHIAPTWPAGEDDQHQQLHYDLTVASAEFEASCQEVLALGAHSLQEPRDLEAAHGFHVFADPAGHPFCICWG, translated from the coding sequence GTGAAAGCGGCGAAAACCATGGATATCGTCAGGAAAAACGTTGTATTCGATGCATCCGATATCGAAGCGGAAACCTCCTTCTGGACCAACGTTCTCGGCGGCCAGGTCAGCGACGAGGACAGCAACGATCCACGGTGGCGGGACATCGTGGTGGACGGGGAGATTCAGGTCTCGGTTCAGCACGCTCCCGATCACATCGCCCCGACCTGGCCCGCCGGTGAAGACGACCAGCACCAGCAGCTGCATTACGACCTCACCGTCGCCTCAGCAGAGTTCGAGGCCTCGTGTCAGGAAGTGCTCGCACTGGGGGCTCACTCGCTCCAAGAGCCCCGCGACCTGGAAGCTGCTCATGGCTTTCACGTCTTCGCCGACCCGGCAGGGCACCCATTCTGTATCTGCTGGGGATAA
- a CDS encoding CE1759 family FMN reductase — translation MKSAKITIITGGLALHSSSAQLADRFKDATKRELLDRGIEPKIRTHHLSQFCYDIADFITNGYPEGELESLLNEVLDSAGIITVSPTFQGSYSGLFKSFWDLVSPEDLTGKPVLVGATGGSARQSMVVEYSMRPLFNFLHTDVTPTGVYATSSELSSHEVLEGRIRQASREFVGKVALGTSSG, via the coding sequence ATGAAAAGCGCGAAAATTACCATTATCACGGGCGGTTTGGCCCTGCATTCCTCATCCGCGCAGCTGGCGGACCGGTTCAAGGACGCCACGAAACGCGAACTGCTCGATCGGGGAATTGAACCCAAGATCCGCACTCACCATCTGAGTCAGTTCTGCTACGACATCGCTGATTTCATCACCAACGGATACCCGGAAGGGGAATTGGAAAGCCTGCTGAATGAGGTCCTGGACTCGGCAGGGATCATCACGGTGTCCCCCACTTTTCAGGGCAGCTATTCAGGCCTCTTCAAATCCTTCTGGGATCTGGTCTCCCCCGAGGACCTCACCGGCAAACCGGTACTAGTCGGTGCCACCGGTGGATCTGCCCGCCAATCAATGGTCGTCGAGTACTCGATGCGGCCGCTATTCAATTTCCTCCACACCGATGTGACACCGACCGGGGTCTACGCAACATCGAGCGAGCTGTCCTCGCATGAGGTCTTGGAAGGCCGCATAAGACAGGCTTCACGGGAATTCGTGGGCAAAGTTGCGCTCGGCACGTCGTCAGGCTAA
- a CDS encoding Nramp family divalent metal transporter, translating into MRGATVESHKTTRPRPTAAPHKQSPTLPRKRWFALLGPAFVASIAYVDPGNVASNLSAGAEYGYLLVWVLVLANLMAVLVQYLSAKLGVVTGQSLPDLLGQRMRRGPRLLFWGQAEIVAAATDLAEVVGGAIALHILFGLPLLWGGVLVGAVSMLLLATQNRRNPRRFEALVVGLLVVITIGFMAGLVVSPVDWTGVSEGLVPRFQDSQSVLLAASMLGATVMPHAIYLHSALVRDRHGSPRGRADGMTGRLLKATRWDVVLGLVLAGSVNIGMLLMAAASLPGVPGTDSIEGAATAISDHLGPVVGLVFAIGLLASGLASTSVGCYAGSAIMKGLLHVQVPLLARRAITLIPALAVLAVGWDPTWSLVVSQVVLSLGIPCAIIPLAKFTADRQLMGRWVNPMVIRVFAVVVTVAIVVLNVLLVVLTFSGLA; encoded by the coding sequence ATGCGAGGTGCGACCGTGGAATCCCATAAGACGACGAGGCCACGGCCGACCGCCGCGCCCCATAAGCAATCTCCAACTCTGCCGCGCAAGCGGTGGTTCGCGCTCTTGGGGCCAGCGTTCGTCGCATCGATTGCGTATGTGGATCCGGGAAACGTCGCCTCAAATCTCTCGGCGGGAGCCGAATACGGATACCTGCTGGTCTGGGTGCTCGTCCTGGCGAACCTCATGGCGGTCCTGGTGCAGTACTTGTCTGCGAAACTCGGGGTCGTCACGGGACAGAGCCTTCCGGATCTGCTGGGTCAGCGCATGCGTCGAGGACCCCGTTTGCTGTTCTGGGGTCAAGCAGAAATTGTGGCGGCAGCGACGGATCTCGCGGAGGTCGTGGGCGGAGCCATAGCCTTGCACATTCTCTTCGGTCTGCCGCTGCTTTGGGGTGGAGTACTGGTGGGTGCCGTTTCGATGCTTCTCCTTGCCACCCAGAACCGCCGCAATCCACGCAGGTTCGAGGCGCTCGTCGTCGGGCTTCTGGTGGTTATCACGATCGGTTTCATGGCCGGACTGGTCGTCAGCCCCGTGGACTGGACAGGGGTCTCCGAGGGGTTGGTCCCGAGGTTTCAGGACTCGCAGTCCGTCTTGCTTGCCGCGAGCATGCTGGGGGCCACCGTGATGCCCCATGCGATCTATCTGCATTCGGCTCTTGTCCGCGACCGACACGGCAGCCCCCGGGGGCGTGCCGACGGGATGACTGGACGCCTCTTGAAGGCAACGCGGTGGGATGTCGTGCTTGGCCTGGTTCTCGCCGGGTCGGTGAATATTGGCATGCTGCTCATGGCGGCCGCGTCATTGCCGGGAGTGCCCGGAACGGACAGCATCGAAGGGGCGGCAACGGCCATTTCCGATCATCTCGGCCCGGTGGTCGGACTCGTTTTTGCAATAGGATTGTTGGCTTCCGGACTGGCCTCGACCTCAGTCGGTTGCTATGCGGGGTCGGCGATCATGAAAGGTCTTCTGCACGTTCAGGTCCCGTTACTAGCACGAAGGGCCATCACCTTGATTCCCGCGCTCGCGGTGCTCGCCGTCGGTTGGGACCCCACGTGGAGCTTGGTGGTCAGTCAAGTGGTTCTTTCTTTGGGCATCCCGTGTGCAATCATTCCGCTGGCCAAGTTCACGGCGGACCGTCAACTCATGGGTCGGTGGGTCAACCCGATGGTGATTCGGGTCTTTGCGGTCGTAGTCACCGTGGCAATTGTTGTGCTCAACGTATTGCTGGTGGTGCTGACATTTTCCGGATTAGCCTGA
- a CDS encoding HAD family hydrolase has translation MENPAVFDVDGTICFDGRRISEDIVEALRGLRRFRPLIFASARPLRDLVPVIPKDLQDQTLIGGNGAFVRHAGQVEVVGFRVGDRRMLDELIDARGYAYLLDGPWNYAYTGDADHRIFRQLDAGRLASRVERSRLESYSKAVLFTENAQTISRLRRAGLTVTHHPEEGLIDVAPSGISKYGALRALHVSARSYTAFGNDANDVDLLRNAGQSYCVGDHPSLSFAEYFLPPGDVARTIRGLTRARV, from the coding sequence ATGGAGAACCCGGCAGTTTTTGACGTGGACGGAACGATCTGTTTTGACGGGCGCAGAATCTCCGAGGACATCGTTGAAGCCCTCCGGGGGCTCCGCAGGTTCCGGCCGCTCATTTTCGCCTCGGCCCGCCCTCTCCGTGACCTCGTTCCCGTTATCCCGAAGGACCTTCAGGATCAAACATTGATTGGGGGCAATGGGGCCTTTGTCCGTCACGCCGGCCAGGTCGAGGTCGTGGGGTTCCGGGTCGGCGATCGCAGGATGCTCGATGAACTGATTGATGCACGTGGATACGCGTATCTGCTAGACGGTCCGTGGAATTACGCCTATACGGGAGATGCGGATCATCGAATATTCCGGCAGCTGGACGCCGGACGGTTGGCTTCCCGCGTCGAGCGGTCTCGACTGGAAAGCTACTCGAAGGCCGTGCTCTTCACGGAGAATGCGCAGACGATAAGCCGTCTGCGCAGGGCGGGCCTCACAGTGACGCACCATCCCGAGGAGGGTTTGATCGACGTCGCACCCAGCGGAATTTCGAAGTACGGAGCTTTGAGGGCGTTGCACGTATCCGCCCGAAGCTATACGGCGTTCGGCAATGATGCGAATGACGTTGATCTGTTGCGCAATGCGGGACAGAGCTATTGCGTGGGGGATCATCCGTCTCTCTCTTTCGCCGAGTATTTTCTGCCCCCGGGTGACGTTGCCCGGACCATTCGCGGCCTCACTCGGGCGCGCGTCTGA
- the moeB gene encoding molybdopterin-synthase adenylyltransferase MoeB produces the protein MTGINDLSDTQLERFQRHLGLAGFGPDAQQALLDSRILVIGAGGLGSPILQYLGAAGVGHIEIVDDDVVDRSNLHRQVIHSEADLGRPKTESAADVVRGLNPDAEVVEHRFRITPENALDLVRPVDLVIDGSDNFLTRYVVSDAAEILGKPVVYGAILRFEGQVGVFWAGHGPTYRDLFPEAPGPGEVPSCAEAGVIGVLPGVIGTLMATEAIKVLAGIGDPLLGRVMVYDALAASFQELRLEPDPQRRKVTGVASDLAGSSDETMCAVSSPSIPQGEISPTALNALLEERNELTLVDVREPWENRLGAIPGAANVPLGDIQRDSGKDLGARLDKDSHVVLYCKAGVRSRKAMDILAEVRPDVEFHSLSGGYDEWSVTFSD, from the coding sequence ATGACCGGTATCAACGATCTCAGCGATACCCAACTCGAGCGCTTCCAACGTCACCTGGGCCTGGCGGGCTTCGGCCCAGACGCGCAACAAGCGTTGCTTGACTCCCGGATTCTCGTGATTGGTGCCGGAGGGCTCGGATCTCCCATCCTCCAGTACCTGGGGGCCGCGGGAGTAGGGCATATCGAGATCGTCGACGACGATGTCGTCGACCGTTCGAATCTCCACCGGCAAGTCATCCATTCGGAAGCCGACCTGGGCAGGCCCAAGACAGAGTCCGCCGCGGACGTGGTGAGAGGGCTCAACCCGGATGCCGAAGTCGTCGAACACCGTTTTCGGATTACCCCGGAGAACGCCCTGGATCTGGTCCGTCCCGTTGACCTGGTGATCGACGGTTCGGATAACTTCCTGACCCGATACGTTGTCTCCGACGCGGCCGAGATCCTGGGCAAGCCCGTCGTTTACGGTGCAATTCTGCGTTTTGAGGGTCAGGTCGGTGTCTTTTGGGCAGGTCACGGACCCACGTACCGGGACTTGTTCCCCGAAGCACCGGGCCCGGGAGAGGTCCCCTCATGTGCCGAAGCCGGAGTGATCGGAGTGCTCCCCGGAGTCATCGGTACTCTGATGGCGACTGAAGCCATTAAGGTCCTGGCCGGTATCGGAGACCCGCTCTTGGGCCGCGTCATGGTCTACGATGCCCTGGCCGCGAGTTTTCAGGAACTACGGCTGGAACCGGATCCACAACGCCGGAAAGTCACCGGTGTGGCCTCGGATCTTGCAGGGTCATCCGACGAGACGATGTGCGCCGTATCTTCGCCCTCGATTCCGCAGGGCGAAATCAGCCCTACCGCCTTGAATGCTCTTCTCGAGGAGCGCAACGAGCTGACGCTCGTGGACGTACGCGAACCGTGGGAGAACAGATTGGGTGCAATACCCGGTGCCGCAAACGTCCCCTTGGGCGATATCCAACGCGACTCCGGGAAAGACCTGGGAGCCCGTCTCGACAAGGATTCGCACGTGGTTCTCTATTGCAAGGCCGGAGTGCGCTCACGGAAGGCCATGGACATCCTGGCCGAGGTGCGACCGGACGTTGAATTCCACAGCCTTTCGGGCGGTTACGACGAGTGGAGCGTTACTTTCTCGGATTGA
- a CDS encoding thiazole synthase: MEQLTETDAATAQKPVTDQELPPLRIGDYELVNRLIMGTGGATDLTSLEDALVASGTSLTTVAVRRYNPDTKTSVFALLEKLGIDVLPNTAGCYTARDAILTANLAREALETDLIKVEVIADEDTLLPDVVETLRVTETLAEQGFTPLVYTTDDPSVALRLESVGAAAVMPMGSPIGTGLGILNPYNIELIATRASVPVIVDAGIGTASEAAQAMELGCDAVLVASAVTRARDSRAMGLAMRRGVEAGYLAREAGRIPRRTEALASSPVQGRVRAEDRI; the protein is encoded by the coding sequence ATGGAACAGCTGACTGAAACCGACGCAGCCACGGCGCAGAAGCCGGTCACCGACCAAGAATTGCCCCCGCTGCGTATCGGAGATTACGAACTCGTCAACCGGCTCATCATGGGCACGGGCGGCGCCACAGACCTGACCTCCCTGGAGGATGCGTTGGTCGCCTCGGGTACATCGCTGACGACCGTAGCCGTGCGACGGTACAACCCCGATACCAAGACCAGTGTCTTCGCGCTCCTGGAAAAACTGGGAATCGACGTCCTGCCCAATACCGCGGGATGCTACACGGCTCGCGATGCGATCCTCACCGCGAACCTGGCCCGTGAAGCACTCGAGACCGATCTCATTAAGGTCGAAGTCATCGCCGATGAGGACACGCTCCTGCCGGACGTCGTCGAGACGCTTCGCGTGACGGAGACTCTCGCCGAGCAGGGGTTCACGCCACTGGTGTACACCACCGATGACCCCAGCGTGGCGCTCAGGCTCGAAAGCGTTGGGGCGGCCGCGGTCATGCCGATGGGATCGCCGATCGGCACTGGGCTGGGAATCCTGAACCCGTACAACATCGAGCTCATCGCAACCCGCGCGTCGGTTCCGGTGATCGTCGACGCGGGCATCGGAACCGCGTCCGAGGCCGCGCAGGCCATGGAACTCGGGTGCGACGCCGTCCTGGTCGCTTCGGCCGTCACGCGAGCCCGCGATTCTCGGGCGATGGGGCTCGCGATGCGTCGCGGAGTCGAGGCCGGTTATCTCGCTCGCGAGGCAGGCCGAATCCCCCGTCGTACCGAGGCCCTGGCGTCCTCGCCCGTGCAAGGACGGGTCCGCGCGGAGGATCGCATATGA
- the thiS gene encoding sulfur carrier protein ThiS: MKTVKVNDEEVSLHDRATLVDVVGKFLDRDLEPDGRPVDGGRLGVALSVGGQVVPRTAWQERVVADGTEIDLVTAVQGG; encoded by the coding sequence ATGAAAACCGTGAAGGTCAATGACGAAGAGGTCTCCCTGCACGATCGTGCGACGCTCGTCGACGTGGTCGGCAAGTTTTTGGACCGAGACCTAGAGCCCGACGGGCGTCCCGTGGACGGCGGACGGCTCGGCGTCGCCCTGTCCGTCGGAGGCCAAGTGGTGCCCCGGACCGCGTGGCAGGAACGAGTGGTCGCGGACGGTACGGAAATTGACCTGGTCACCGCCGTCCAGGGTGGATAG
- the thiO gene encoding glycine oxidase ThiO yields MHIGIVGSGVVGMQTAWHLRLRGHRVTIFDPDPGNGATRAAAGMLAPISEVQFGQQGLYPLMLAARREYPQLIAQLERVTDRPHGYLENGTLLVAADRADSARAADHARVQTEYGMETRSLSASRLLDMEPGLNPRLAGGFEAPTDQQVDPRLLLEALRAALVHDLDPTGFAHAGPSAAWIMESVSRIDPVGDRTAGYDVTAGDSGPHRVDRVLVACGVNYGRIGGVLDRLPLDLRPVYGDILRLKLREGQLAPGEKHVVNATIRATVLGRQVYLVPRADGGLVIGASVREDNLPGVNAGCVQELLEDAVTVVPGVRDMELVEAMARARPGTPDDIPYVGPVPGAPGVVVSTGYSRHGILLAPLGARLGADLLTGASLSNADARLLETMDPGRFGAHTDMAQARLTGGIPA; encoded by the coding sequence ATGCATATCGGCATAGTGGGTTCTGGCGTCGTCGGGATGCAGACCGCGTGGCACCTGAGATTGCGGGGCCATCGGGTGACGATCTTCGATCCGGACCCCGGAAACGGTGCGACACGGGCCGCAGCGGGCATGTTGGCACCCATCAGTGAAGTGCAGTTCGGGCAGCAGGGCCTTTACCCACTCATGCTTGCTGCCCGGCGAGAATATCCGCAGCTCATCGCTCAACTGGAACGGGTCACCGATCGTCCTCACGGATACCTCGAGAACGGCACGCTACTTGTTGCGGCAGACCGCGCCGATTCGGCTCGAGCCGCAGATCATGCTCGGGTCCAGACCGAATACGGCATGGAGACCCGGTCCCTCTCCGCGAGTCGGCTGCTGGATATGGAACCCGGCCTGAACCCTCGCTTGGCCGGCGGATTCGAAGCGCCGACCGATCAGCAGGTGGACCCGCGTCTCCTCCTGGAGGCTCTCCGCGCTGCACTCGTCCATGATCTCGATCCCACCGGATTCGCCCATGCCGGGCCGTCCGCCGCATGGATTATGGAAAGCGTTTCCAGAATCGACCCGGTGGGGGACCGAACAGCAGGCTACGACGTCACGGCGGGGGACAGCGGCCCCCACCGGGTCGATCGGGTGCTCGTGGCGTGTGGCGTGAATTATGGGCGTATCGGTGGGGTTCTCGACCGTCTGCCCTTGGACCTGAGGCCGGTGTACGGAGATATTCTTCGGCTGAAGCTCCGCGAAGGGCAACTCGCACCGGGAGAAAAGCATGTGGTGAATGCGACGATTCGCGCGACAGTCCTGGGACGACAGGTCTACCTGGTCCCACGGGCCGATGGCGGGCTGGTGATCGGAGCCAGCGTACGGGAAGACAACCTGCCCGGAGTCAACGCGGGATGCGTGCAGGAGCTGCTCGAGGACGCCGTGACCGTTGTGCCGGGTGTGAGGGATATGGAACTCGTTGAGGCCATGGCCAGGGCGCGTCCAGGGACTCCGGACGATATTCCGTACGTCGGACCCGTGCCGGGGGCTCCGGGCGTCGTCGTCTCAACCGGCTACTCGCGCCACGGAATTTTGCTCGCTCCGCTCGGCGCACGGCTCGGCGCCGATCTGCTCACCGGGGCGTCCTTGAGCAACGCGGACGCCCGATTGCTCGAAACCATGGACCCTGGCCGCTTCGGCGCGCACACTGATATGGCGCAAGCGCGCCTCACAGGAGGTATACCCGCATGA
- a CDS encoding thiamine phosphate synthase — translation MTAPSQAPGPSRLRTERSDRLRCARLYLCTDLQRFILGGSEADAVEKLDTARLEEFYRAAFRGGTDIIQVRDKQVSIRTELEALDVLVSVAGEEGGLSAANDRADVALLSGVDVFHVGQTDLTTEQVRRVLGEDILVGRSCHDKAQVRAASQDSGVDYYCTGPIWETPTKPGRAAVGLELPEFAAHIGQSLDSAAKPFFAIGGVNIDTAPLVRNAGAERIVVVRAVTAADDPESAARELRACFSPR, via the coding sequence TTGACCGCCCCCTCCCAAGCTCCCGGGCCCTCCCGCCTTCGCACGGAACGATCCGATCGATTGCGCTGCGCCCGACTTTATCTCTGCACGGATCTGCAGAGATTCATTCTCGGAGGTTCGGAAGCCGACGCTGTCGAAAAGCTTGATACCGCACGACTCGAAGAGTTCTACAGGGCAGCTTTTCGCGGTGGTACGGACATCATCCAGGTGCGCGACAAGCAGGTTTCCATTCGAACCGAGCTCGAGGCCCTGGACGTTCTTGTCTCGGTTGCGGGGGAAGAAGGCGGCCTTTCGGCGGCCAACGACCGTGCCGACGTCGCGTTGCTTTCAGGGGTCGACGTATTTCACGTGGGACAAACCGACCTGACCACCGAGCAGGTTCGGCGAGTTCTCGGGGAAGACATCCTTGTCGGTCGCTCTTGTCATGACAAGGCACAGGTTCGTGCCGCGTCCCAAGACTCCGGGGTGGATTACTACTGCACTGGCCCTATCTGGGAGACTCCCACCAAACCCGGGCGGGCGGCAGTGGGACTCGAATTGCCCGAGTTCGCTGCCCACATAGGCCAGAGCCTGGATTCGGCTGCCAAACCGTTCTTCGCGATCGGAGGCGTCAACATCGACACCGCGCCGCTGGTTCGGAACGCCGGGGCCGAGCGGATCGTCGTCGTACGGGCCGTAACCGCCGCCGACGACCCGGAATCCGCGGCTCGGGAGCTCAGGGCCTGCTTCTCGCCTCGGTAA
- a CDS encoding NAD-dependent succinate-semialdehyde dehydrogenase — MSTFAVTNPNTGEVEQTFESLTAEEIPGVIDTADQAFQSWRDTPVSKRGEILNKFADLVEARAGELADIIGREMGKPKKQGESEAQKVAFTARWFAENAEKFLADTQLPDAQGADKTYVKHDPLGVLLGIMPWNFPYNQIARFALPNIMVGNAILMKQAAICPKSSQTFQDLLEEAGLPKGVYTNIYLNSSDAEEVLKDFRVKGFSLTGSEEAGASVAKIAAKHLKRSVLELGGNDPFVVLDTDDVKGLAQKAVTLRTANAGQVCTSPKRFIVVEDYYDDFVAAAKEAVENVTVGAFDDPETDMGPLSSEGARDEVVERIQKAAQEGATLHTGGEKLDRPGWFMSPALLTDIDPNSDLGCNELFGPAVMVFKAKDEEDALRIANDTQYGLMASVWTTDPERGQKFAEKINAGMTFVNTHMDSSPEFPFGGINRSGYGRENAQWALQQFTNERTVRVRNQQL; from the coding sequence ATGAGTACTTTTGCTGTGACAAATCCGAACACTGGCGAAGTCGAGCAGACTTTTGAGTCCCTCACGGCAGAGGAGATTCCCGGGGTCATCGACACCGCCGATCAGGCCTTCCAGTCCTGGCGGGACACCCCTGTCAGCAAGCGTGGCGAAATTCTGAACAAATTCGCTGACCTCGTCGAGGCTCGCGCCGGAGAGCTGGCCGACATCATTGGCCGAGAAATGGGCAAGCCCAAGAAGCAGGGCGAGTCAGAAGCCCAGAAGGTGGCTTTCACGGCTCGTTGGTTCGCCGAGAACGCCGAAAAATTCCTTGCCGACACACAGTTGCCGGATGCGCAAGGCGCCGACAAGACCTACGTCAAGCATGACCCGTTGGGTGTACTCCTGGGCATCATGCCCTGGAATTTCCCGTACAACCAGATCGCGCGTTTCGCATTGCCCAACATCATGGTCGGCAACGCGATCCTGATGAAGCAGGCAGCCATCTGTCCCAAGTCGTCCCAGACTTTCCAGGACCTTCTCGAAGAGGCAGGACTGCCCAAGGGCGTTTACACGAATATCTACCTGAACAGCAGCGATGCAGAAGAGGTCCTCAAGGATTTCCGCGTCAAGGGCTTCTCCTTGACCGGATCCGAGGAAGCAGGCGCCTCGGTTGCGAAGATCGCAGCGAAGCACCTTAAGCGCTCGGTTCTGGAGCTCGGCGGCAATGACCCGTTCGTCGTGCTGGACACCGATGACGTCAAAGGACTTGCGCAAAAGGCCGTAACCCTCCGGACCGCGAACGCCGGGCAGGTCTGCACCTCGCCCAAGCGTTTCATCGTGGTCGAAGACTACTATGACGACTTCGTGGCGGCCGCCAAGGAAGCAGTCGAGAACGTGACCGTCGGAGCCTTTGACGATCCCGAGACCGATATGGGACCGCTGTCCTCCGAAGGCGCACGCGACGAGGTCGTCGAGCGCATCCAAAAGGCCGCACAAGAGGGTGCGACCTTGCACACCGGAGGCGAGAAGCTGGATCGACCGGGTTGGTTCATGTCCCCGGCGTTGCTGACAGATATCGACCCGAATTCCGATTTGGGATGCAACGAGCTCTTCGGCCCGGCCGTGATGGTTTTCAAGGCCAAGGACGAGGAAGACGCCCTGAGGATCGCGAATGATACGCAGTACGGGCTGATGGCCTCGGTATGGACCACCGATCCCGAACGCGGTCAGAAGTTCGCCGAAAAGATCAATGCCGGCATGACCTTTGTGAACACCCACATGGATTCGAGCCCCGAGTTCCCCTTCGGCGGCATCAACCGCTCTGGCTATGGGCGCGAGAATGCGCAGTGGGCATTGCAGCAGTTCACCAACGAGCGCACCGTTCGTGTGCGGAACCAGCAACTCTAA
- a CDS encoding ABC transporter permease: MSARDSQHAEAESTSNPSKIRTGSHMGKVVGVSLLAAVVMTIFVMAFTWPSKTSTAHNLPVSVAGPKQAVDQFENKINEKSGDTFDFVAADSRRQAVDQIKHRETYGAVILAEQPKTPEVLTAPAANSTATQVMSGIADQLTQQIRTQITGQVDQMKEKSGGQLNGQQAQMAEQLEEKAASTQVAETEVVPLSGDDSNGAGLTTAAFPLVLGGMIGGVLVTFLVKGVWRRLIAALAYGALAGLSLTLILHTWFGFVQGNFGLVWLAFGLSAMATATFILGCTAVLGTPGIGLGAVVTLLVGNPLSGAQVPWQFMVEPWGRIGQYLVPGASNTLLRSLSYFPEAPMAQQWWTLIAWVVLGVLLTSFGHFKHNRINDDAEEHGADRPAPWHRQEEAPAQG; encoded by the coding sequence ATGAGCGCTCGGGATTCTCAGCACGCCGAGGCTGAGTCCACCTCAAACCCCTCGAAAATCCGCACCGGCAGCCATATGGGCAAGGTAGTGGGAGTGTCCCTCCTTGCCGCCGTGGTGATGACCATTTTCGTCATGGCATTCACCTGGCCCAGCAAGACGTCGACCGCCCACAATCTGCCGGTCAGCGTCGCAGGCCCGAAGCAAGCCGTCGATCAATTCGAGAACAAAATCAACGAGAAGTCGGGGGACACCTTCGACTTCGTGGCTGCCGATAGCCGCAGGCAGGCCGTTGATCAGATCAAGCATCGGGAAACTTACGGTGCCGTCATCTTGGCCGAACAACCGAAGACTCCGGAAGTTCTCACCGCACCGGCCGCCAACTCGACCGCAACGCAGGTGATGAGCGGGATCGCGGATCAACTGACCCAGCAGATCCGTACCCAGATCACCGGTCAGGTCGACCAGATGAAAGAGAAGTCCGGTGGCCAGCTGAACGGTCAGCAGGCGCAAATGGCCGAGCAGCTGGAAGAGAAAGCGGCATCGACTCAGGTAGCCGAAACCGAGGTAGTTCCCCTTTCGGGCGACGACTCGAACGGCGCTGGCCTCACCACGGCGGCATTCCCGTTGGTTCTCGGCGGAATGATCGGCGGTGTTCTCGTCACATTCCTTGTTAAGGGCGTCTGGCGCAGACTCATCGCGGCATTGGCCTATGGGGCCCTGGCCGGGCTGAGCCTGACCCTGATTCTGCACACGTGGTTCGGGTTCGTGCAGGGCAATTTCGGGCTGGTCTGGCTCGCCTTCGGCCTGTCGGCCATGGCCACCGCGACTTTCATCCTGGGCTGTACGGCGGTCCTGGGTACGCCGGGCATCGGACTCGGTGCTGTCGTCACGCTGTTGGTCGGCAATCCGCTCTCCGGAGCCCAGGTGCCGTGGCAGTTCATGGTGGAACCGTGGGGGCGCATCGGTCAGTATCTGGTGCCGGGTGCCTCAAATACATTGCTGAGGTCCCTGAGCTACTTCCCCGAGGCCCCCATGGCTCAACAGTGGTGGACGCTCATTGCGTGGGTCGTTCTCGGCGTCTTATTGACGAGCTTCGGCCATTTCAAACACAACCGCATTAACGATGATGCCGAGGAACACGGCGCAGATCGGCCGGCGCCCTGGCACCGTCAGGAAGAAGCTCCTGCTCAGGGCTGA
- a CDS encoding TetR/AcrR family transcriptional regulator, producing the protein MPKLSESSKIDRRERIIAAARRCFLSNGFSNTSMADIVAESGMSPGSIYSHFEGKASIMRGTAESIFHAALQDLIAMENEKGSTPAPSDVARLVVSTLFTNGLGPLLIQFIAESTVNPEVAEVARENIARARQLLTEVLTPWSRQRVSEGADPLSPLMDPPRLANMLLLFVHGLLVRTAVDIDADLEQLVEDAIRLFPDRENAA; encoded by the coding sequence ATGCCGAAGCTATCCGAGTCATCAAAGATCGACAGACGCGAGCGCATTATCGCCGCGGCCCGCCGCTGCTTCCTCAGCAACGGCTTCTCCAACACCTCAATGGCGGACATTGTTGCTGAATCAGGCATGTCTCCTGGTTCGATCTACTCGCACTTCGAGGGAAAAGCCTCGATCATGAGAGGCACCGCAGAGAGCATCTTCCACGCGGCACTGCAGGATTTGATTGCCATGGAAAACGAAAAAGGTTCGACCCCGGCCCCCTCCGACGTCGCCCGACTCGTGGTCAGCACGCTCTTCACCAACGGTTTGGGGCCGCTGCTGATTCAGTTCATCGCCGAATCGACCGTCAACCCGGAGGTCGCGGAGGTCGCGCGAGAAAATATTGCTCGGGCTCGTCAGCTGCTCACAGAAGTTCTCACACCGTGGTCTCGGCAAAGAGTCTCAGAGGGCGCAGACCCGCTGAGCCCCCTGATGGACCCTCCCCGACTCGCGAATATGCTCTTGCTGTTCGTCCACGGTCTCTTGGTCCGCACCGCGGTTGACATCGACGCCGACCTTGAACAACTCGTCGAAGACGCCATTCGTCTCTTCCCCGACAGGGAAAATGCGGCCTGA